A single Syngnathus acus chromosome 8, fSynAcu1.2, whole genome shotgun sequence DNA region contains:
- the gh1 gene encoding somatotropin, which translates to MDKVVLFLSLVMLAAVSSQPMTDSQRVFAIAVSRVQHLHLLAQRLFSDFEGSLQMEDQRQLNKIFLQDFCNSDYIISPLDKHETQRSSVLKLLSISYRLVESWEFPSQSLSGGSAPRNQVSSKLSELKIGILMLIRDNQEGAEMFSDSSALQLAPYGNYYESVTDDESLGRMYELLACFKKDMHKVETYLTVAKCRLSPEANCTL; encoded by the exons ATGGACAAAG TTGTTCTCTTCCTGTCGCTCGTGATGCTGGCCGCCGTCTCCTCCCAGCCGATGACGGACAGCCAGCGAGTGTTCGCCATCGCCGTGAGTCGAGTGCAACACCTCCACCTGCTCGCCCAGAGACTCTTTTCGGACTTT GAGGGTTCCCTGCAAATGGAAGATCAGCGTCAGCTCAACAAAATCTTCCTGCAGGATTTCTGCAACTCCGATTACATCATCAGTCCCCTCGACAAGCACGAAACGCAACGAAGCTCG GTTCTGAAGCTGTTGTCCATCTCCTATCGTCTGGTGGAATCGTGGGAATTTCCCAGCCAATCCCTCTCTGGCGGTTCTGCTCCAAGAAATCAGGTTTCTTCAAAACTGTCTGAGCTGAAGATAGGAATCCTCATGCTGATTCgg GACAATCAGGAAGGAGCTGAGATGTTTTCTGACAGCTCCGCCCTCCAACTGGCGCCCTACGGGAACTATTATGAAAGTGTGACGGATGACGAGTCCTTGGGACGAATGTATGAACTGCTGGCGTGCTTCAAGAAGGACATGCACAAG GTGGAGACGTACCTGACAGTTGCCAAATGTCGACTCTCACCAGAGGCCAACTGTACTCTGTAG